The DNA sequence TGCGCGCCACGAAGGTGCCCACCTCCGACAGGTGCGCCTTGGCCAGGCAGGCCATGACAATCGCTTCATCATCATCGGTGTCGATTGCGTGCGCTGCGTGCCATATCAAAGCGCGGGCCGGTTCCAGCCTTGCGGCCATTTCGGCGCAGAGATGCTTGACGGCCTGGAATGAGCCGATCACCCGGCCGAACTGCTTGCGTTCGCTCGCATAAGCCACAGCCTGGTCAAGCATGCATTGCGCCGCCCCCAACGTGTCGGCCGCAAGCAACACGCAGGCGACAGCAAAGGTCATGTCGGTCCGGTCGGGAATCGACGCCAGGGACTCATGGTCGACCTCCAGCTTCGAAAAGATCCGGGTCCGGTCGATTGTCTGCAATGGTTCCGCGTCCGGCGCGGCGACAACTTGCAGGCCTTGATCGGACCAAAGCAGACTGTGCGTCGCCTCCGCTGCATCCATGACCATCATGGCGCGACCGGTCAGATTGCCATCCGCCAGCCGTATGCCGGCGCCGTCGCGCCGTGACAGGCGCTCATTGAGGGCCAGGCTTAAACGCGCCTGCCCAGAAGCGATCGCTGCGCCGAGGCCGCCGGCCGCATCTCGCAGGGCAAAGGCGGCCACGCTGTTGGACAGGAACCGGGCCGGCACCACGCCATATCCGAAACACTCCTGAACCAGGACGGCATCCAGCACACCAAGGCCTGCGCCCCCCTCCGTCTCCGGAACCAGAATTCCGTCCAGCGCCAGTGCGCCAATCTCTTCAGCCAGACCGGCTGTTGCGGCGGCATCGTCCTGCGCGACCTGACGGATCAGATCGAGCGGTATGCGGTCCGCCACCAGACGCCTGACGGTTTCCTGCAGCAGGACCTGATCTTCGGACAGTCCAAATTCCATGGGTCTAGCTCCTTGCCGGCTTTGGCTCGCGCGGCATGCCAAGCCCGCGTTCGGAAATGATGTTCTTCTGGATCTGCGCCGTACCCCCGCCGATGATCAGGCCGAGGTCGTACATGTAGCGCCATTGCCAGCTGCCGCCGGCGCGCAGGTGCTCGCCCGACTCGTAGAGGATGCCCAACTCGCCGAGCGCATCGATCGCCAGACCGGCAATCTGGTGGTTCAACTCACACCCCTGAAGCTTGACGACGAGCCCGGCCAGTCCCGCCGTTTCCCCTTTCAGCCTGTTGGTCGTGATACGCAGGCCGTTGGCCTGCATTGCGTAGACGTCTGCCTGAAGCGCCATGAGCCGGTCCCTCAGGACGGGATTGTCGATCAGA is a window from the Hyphomonas sp. genome containing:
- a CDS encoding acyl-CoA dehydrogenase family protein, with the protein product MEFGLSEDQVLLQETVRRLVADRIPLDLIRQVAQDDAAATAGLAEEIGALALDGILVPETEGGAGLGVLDAVLVQECFGYGVVPARFLSNSVAAFALRDAAGGLGAAIASGQARLSLALNERLSRRDGAGIRLADGNLTGRAMMVMDAAEATHSLLWSDQGLQVVAAPDAEPLQTIDRTRIFSKLEVDHESLASIPDRTDMTFAVACVLLAADTLGAAQCMLDQAVAYASERKQFGRVIGSFQAVKHLCAEMAARLEPARALIWHAAHAIDTDDDEAIVMACLAKAHLSEVGTFVARTSTEVHGGMGFTDLVGLHYWFKRIGVNRQLLGSPMALRDLAARHQDLVA